CTTTCCATAACGGCTGCGGCCCTAGATTATTCCCAGTTCTCCAATTCGGTGTTGCTGGATATTTTTCATTCAACCAATCACAACCATCAATAACTTTTCCACCTGGGGTATCTTCCATTATGGTACCTTTATTGCGTTTTGCAACCTCACGTGCAATTTCTTTATCACCACTCCAAAAATGTGCTTTATTAGGTTTTGATAAAAAATCAAAGTTTTTAGCATATGCTTCGAAATCTCTGTCTAATAATTGTTGGAAAGCCTTTCGTGCATCTACTTCAGAAGGAACATGCTTTTTTTTAACCAAAAACTTATCATATCCTCTAGCATCAAAAACACTTAAGTTATCTCTATATGGGTTGCTCTTTTCAGCACAATATCCGCTTGGGTCATAATACTTGTTAGGATTGTTATTAACATAACTGTAGAGATTTAATCCATCACCACGATAAGTGCCTTCTTGTGTAGACCTTCCCACCACTGGATTATAGAATCTTGCTCTCAAATAATACTGGCCTGTAACCTGATCGTACTGTTCACCTGCATGCCTGAATCTATTCTGCACCTTCTCAACAGCTTCAACTGTATTACCAAACGTATCATACTGATACCGATTTACTACTTCTCCATTACCACTGATTAATGCCGTTACACCACCGTGGCCCTAATTCTCAACTAATTTAGCTGCGATTATTTTCATAAGCCCTCCATTTAAGAACCTTGAATTTTATATATTTTCATGACAACATATATAAAAGTCCTGTAAAAACAAGGCCTATATATATACCATTATGCATTTTCCATTTCGGAAACTGTTGGTTTTATGTACTTCTATAATTTCCACACCGTTGTATTCGCATAACTTTCTGAGTATCATACCTATTTCTTTTCTCAATTTACCATATATAACCTTTCTCCTATACTTCGGTATAGCCTTTTCTACTCACTCCAGCATAGCTGGAGGTTTAGCAAATTTTAATTAAACGTTTTAGACTTTCACCATATCTAGGACTCTCTTTCTTTTGTTTTTTGGAATGAAGAGGTATGATATAATATGATTAAAAGAAAGTAGCTTGATATTGCATACCGCTGCCAAGCAGCAAAGCTTGGCTGGTTGGTCATTCCGCTACGCTCCATTGCTCGCCCATGCAACCTGGGTCAACGCGGTAGGTTTTCAAGGAAAAATTCCTAAAAAAGTTTCTTAAAAAACAAACTTTTTGGAGGAATTATATAATATAGATTGAGATGATATGTATGAAAAATAACGACTTTGAATTCAATAATATCTCTAAGTTAATAGAGCGAGATAGACATATTCGTATCCTTTCAGATTTTCTAAAACAGTTGCATACTGAAAAGCGTGGGATATTAAGAATTGTTGCAAATCATGGTTCCGGGGCAACAAGCTTTCTTAATATAGCTTCTATTAGTGCTCTAAAGCTTAATTATGAAATTATCAATATAAATGAATATAATAATGATAAGACAATAGATAAATTAAAAACTTGTAATACAAATAATCTCCAATATTTCAAAAGTCCCTTATATGAAAGAGTAATTAATAGTAAAAAAGATGGACAAATCATAATAATTGATAATATTGATCAAATTGATAAAGATATTCTAAGTAATCTGAATAAGCTATTATCTAGTGAAACAAATTTTGTTTTAGCTCTGATTTATTCAACAATTTCCAATCTAACAACAAATGTTGATTATATTGATATCCCAATTTATAAGACCATATTTTTGGAGCCGTTGTCACCAAAAGGACTCCATCAATTGCTAAATAATGTACTTGTTTGGGACAAACCTCCTAATATTTTACTTGAGTACCTTTATAACAAGACAAAAGGAATGCCTAAATATATAATGAGTGAAATTGAATTTCTGATTAAAGAAGAAATACTATTTCATGACAATAATAATGGCTGGAGTGTAAATGAAGAGTATTTGTCAACTTTAGTAAATAAGATAAATAGAAATAATTATTTTCCAAAAAACAATTTACCAGCTGAGACAACCGAATTTGTTGGGCGTAAAGATGAGATCAGGGAAATTTGCAGTTTGCTTGAAAAAGCCCGACTTGTAACACTTATTGGCCCTGGAGGCATAGGAAAAAGTAGGTTATCGCTTAAGGTTGCTTTATTATGTCTTTCCAAATTTACAGATGGGGTTTTTTGGATTTCTTTATCCCAAATCACGAGAACAGAACTATTGATATCCAACATTGCAAAAATCTTAAATATAGTTGAAATAGAAGGACATAACACATTAGACTACATTAAAAGCACTTTGAAAAATAGAAGACTTCTAATTATTCTTGACAATTTTGAGCAAATTATTGACTCTGCCCCGGTATTATCAGACCTTCTATCCACAGCAGCTAATTTATCATTACTGGTAACAAGTCGTCAACCATTGAAAGTTTATGGAGAACATT
The genomic region above belongs to Pseudobacteroides sp. and contains:
- a CDS encoding RHS repeat-associated core domain-containing protein gives rise to the protein MSGNGEVVNRYQYDTFGNTVEAVEKVQNRFRHAGEQYDQVTGQYYLRARFYNPVVGRSTQEGTYRGDGLNLYSYVNNNPNKYYDPSGYCAEKSNPYRDNLSVFDARGYDKFLVKKKHVPSEVDARKAFQQLLDRDFEAYAKNFDFLSKPNKAHFWSGDKEIAREVAKRNKGTIMEDTPGGKVIDGCDWLNEKYPATPNWRTGNNLGPQPLWKVVSKEYTGIPILK